In the genome of Ananas comosus cultivar F153 linkage group 11, ASM154086v1, whole genome shotgun sequence, one region contains:
- the LOC109717544 gene encoding uncharacterized protein LOC109717544, with protein sequence MYAEAGLEFPFFPGFSQDAAAAMAAAAAASCQHYSQLAIADGELLPAFASALPEGGAHMGNMVQTPIVSEYDLGGEGDLFKAPEPIIGEPLLGLDPMAAAISLMSGGNDVISETVKVAEMESIQNDQLLSDVFYECKKDLLEKSAIEESLCELLDIKMPAIQIEEAPSAEKQRFIAEGLIQKSVSSGCLNSMDWIHGCPMRPNFLDFQGVDFEAAFGMRRAYSEGDIQNLGNNSRSSGSATNVSSSSERPLTITDMKIEERRQKLSRYRTKKTKRNFGRKIKYACRKALADSQPRVRGRFAKTDQECESTKQKKSM encoded by the exons atgtATGCGGAGGCGGGGCTGGAGTTCCCCTTCTTTCCGGGATTCTCGcaggatgcggcggcggcgatggcggcggcggcggccgcgagcTGCCAGCACTACTCGCAACTCGCGATCGCCGATGGGGAGCTGCTGCCGGCTTTCGCCTCCGCCCTCCCGGAAGGTGGGGCCCACATG GGAAACATGGTGCAAACTCCAATTGTGTCGGAATATGAccttggaggagaaggagatcTATTCAAAGCTCCAGAACCCATCATAGGAGAACCACTACTCGGCCTTGACCCCATGGCGGCTGCCATATCTTTGATGTCTGGCGGGAATGATGTCATCTCTGAAACAGTGAAGGTCGCAGAAATGGAGTCGATCCAAAATGATCAGCTGCTGAGCGATGTATTCTACGAGTGCAAGAAGGATCTCTTAGAAAAGTCCGCAATTGAAGAATCGCTTTGTGAGCTATTAGATATTAAGATGCCTGCAATTCAAATAGAAGAAGCTCCAAGCGCAGAGAAACAGAGGTTCATTGCGGAAGGGCTGATCCAGAAGAGTGTTAGCTCAGGGTGTCTGAACTCAATGGATTGGATCCACGGGTGCCCCATGAGACCAAACTTTCTTGATTTCCAAGGAGTGGATTTTGAAGCTGCATTTGGGATGAGGCGAGCTTACAGTGAAGGCGATATTCAG AATCTTGGCAATAATAGCAGAAGCAGTGGCAGTGCAACCAATGTTAGCTCATCCTCTGAGCGGCCTTTAACAATCACTGATATGAAGATTGAAGAAAGAAGGCAAAAACTTTCCAGATATAGGACAAAGAAGACAAAAAGAAACTTTGGTAGAAAGATCAAG TACGCCTGCAGGAAGGCTCTTGCAGATAGCCAGCCGAGGGTGCGCGGAAGGTTCGCAAAGACTGATCAAGAATGTGAGAGTACTAAGCAGAAGAAGTCGATGTAA
- the LOC109717546 gene encoding nucleoside diphosphate kinase 3-like produces the protein MSSQIYRSALRTTRALISASRSSPLLCEGRGAAVAALTTFRGKISTVSSFYEKADNKNAQRGWISSALAVPAAAYMLYDQEAHAAEMERTFIAIKPDGVQRGLIAEIISRFERKGYKLMAIKLVVPTKEFAQKHYHDLKERPFFDGLCDFLSSGPVLAMVWEGEGVIKYGRKLIGATDPQKSEPGTIRGDLAVVVGRNIIHGSDGPETAKDEIALWFEPSELVSYTSNAEKWIYGVN, from the exons ATGAGCTCCCAGATCTACAGATCCGCTTTGAGGACGACGAGAGCGCTCATCTCCGCCTCTCGAAGCTCGCCTCTCTTGTGCG AAGGACGTGGCGCTGCAGTAGCTGCATTAACTACTTTCAGAGGAAAAATATCCACTGTTTCTTCCTTTTATGAGAAGGCTGATAATAAGAATGCACAACGCGGTTGGATTTCATCTGCTCTTGCCGTTCCTGCTGCAG CTTACATGCTTTATGATCAGGAAGCACATGCTGCGGAG ATGGAGCGCACTTTCATTGCAATTAAGCCTGATGGAGTTCAAAGAGGACTG ATTGCTGAGATTATATCACGTTTTGAGCGCAAAGGATACAAGCTCATGGCCATTAAGTTGGTAGTTCCGACGAAGGAATTTGCTCAGAAGCACTACCATGATCTCAAAGAAAGGCCATTCTTCGATGGGCTTTGTGATTTTCTGAGCTCTGGCCCTGTGCTTGCAATG GTTTGGGAAGGGGAGGGTGTTATCAAATATGGTCGGAAACTAATCGGTGCCACAGATCCGCAAAAGTCTGAACCTGGAACAATCAGAGGTGATCTCGCAGTTGTTGTTGGAAG aaACATCATTCATGGGAGTGATGGTCCTGAAACCGCGAAGGACGAAATCGCTCTTTGGTTCGAGCCGAGCGAGCTAGTTTCTTACACTAGCAATGCTGAGAAGTGGATCTACGGAGTCAACtaa